The proteins below are encoded in one region of Pseudonocardia sp. DSM 110487:
- a CDS encoding alpha/beta fold hydrolase — MTDAATSDGTRIAYQTSGAGTPLLMLSGQASSHRWWTRVRAEFDAYRRVVTVDYRGTGGSDAPQGPYSTPGFAEDAIAVLDDLGIERADVYGTSMGGRVAQWIAVKHPHRVRRLVLGCTSPGGTHAVERSAAVRKALATPDPAALRRSLLDLMYTPEWLARNPEPYWTLGDPTMPRHARHQHLLASNAHDAWDALPLIAAPTLVLHGDQDELNPTANAPLLADRIPDARLHLIAGARHAYFEERSDVAGPAVREFLTATS, encoded by the coding sequence GTGACCGACGCAGCGACCTCCGACGGCACCCGCATCGCGTACCAGACCTCCGGCGCTGGAACGCCGCTGCTGATGCTCAGCGGCCAGGCGAGCTCGCACCGGTGGTGGACGCGGGTCCGCGCGGAGTTCGATGCGTACCGCCGCGTCGTCACGGTCGACTACCGCGGCACCGGCGGCAGCGACGCGCCGCAGGGCCCCTACAGCACGCCGGGCTTCGCCGAGGACGCGATCGCGGTGCTGGACGACCTCGGCATCGAACGCGCGGACGTGTACGGCACGTCGATGGGCGGCCGGGTCGCCCAGTGGATCGCCGTGAAGCACCCGCACCGGGTGCGCCGCCTCGTGCTCGGCTGCACGTCACCCGGCGGAACCCACGCCGTGGAGCGCTCCGCCGCGGTCCGCAAGGCGCTCGCCACTCCCGACCCGGCAGCGCTGCGGCGCAGCCTGCTCGACCTCATGTACACGCCGGAGTGGCTCGCGCGAAACCCCGAGCCGTACTGGACGCTCGGCGACCCAACGATGCCCCGGCACGCCCGCCACCAGCACCTGCTCGCGAGCAACGCGCACGACGCGTGGGACGCACTCCCGCTGATCGCCGCGCCCACTCTCGTCCTGCACGGCGACCAGGACGAGCTCAACCCCACGGCCAACGCGCCGCTCCTCGCGGACCGGATCCCCGACGCCAGGCTGCACCTGATCGCCGGGGCCCGGCACGCCTACTTCGAGGAGCGCAGCGACGTCGCCGGTCCGGCGGTGCGGGAGTTCCTGACGGCTACGAGCTGA
- a CDS encoding alpha/beta fold hydrolase — protein MNTHYARNGTVRIAYSDLGGTGGDPLLLVMGLGVSRAWWPQGLVSALVEQGFHVVAYDQRDSGESTRFPDEDNVHPFAALFRSRSAPYSAEDLTDDAVAVLDAVGWNSAHVFGHSLGGLLAQRIALRHPSRVRSITVSGAMPSDAAGIGQLRHVRLGFVLRMSRLKFPEGPEGDVAAGLALARAIASPGYPFDEAEVRAAVEREVTSGIRDARAQSRQIGAPWHGGRLAELTVPALVLHGEQDPVARPSAARATAGAVPDARLVLLPGVGHDLPRALWPRIAGEVRALADRAVS, from the coding sequence GTGAACACCCACTACGCCCGCAACGGCACGGTCCGGATCGCCTACTCCGATCTCGGCGGCACGGGTGGCGACCCGCTGTTGCTCGTGATGGGCCTCGGCGTCTCCCGGGCGTGGTGGCCGCAGGGGCTCGTGTCCGCGCTGGTCGAGCAGGGGTTCCACGTCGTCGCGTACGACCAGCGCGACTCGGGGGAGTCCACCCGGTTCCCCGACGAGGACAACGTCCACCCGTTCGCCGCGCTGTTCCGTTCGCGGTCGGCGCCGTACTCGGCCGAGGACTTGACCGACGACGCCGTGGCCGTCCTCGACGCGGTCGGCTGGAACTCCGCGCACGTGTTCGGCCACTCGCTGGGCGGTCTGCTCGCGCAGCGCATCGCACTGCGCCACCCGAGCCGGGTCCGCAGCATCACGGTCTCCGGCGCGATGCCCAGCGACGCGGCCGGGATCGGCCAGCTGCGGCACGTCCGGCTCGGCTTCGTGCTGCGGATGTCGCGGCTGAAGTTCCCCGAGGGACCCGAGGGAGACGTCGCCGCCGGGCTCGCGCTGGCCCGCGCCATCGCGTCGCCGGGCTACCCCTTCGACGAGGCGGAGGTTCGGGCCGCCGTCGAGCGCGAGGTCACGAGCGGGATCCGGGACGCGCGGGCACAGAGCCGCCAGATCGGCGCCCCGTGGCACGGCGGCCGGCTGGCCGAGCTGACCGTTCCCGCACTCGTGCTGCACGGCGAGCAGGACCCGGTGGCGCGGCCGTCGGCGGCCCGGGCGACGGCAGGCGCCGTGCCGGACGCCCGGCTCGTGCTCCTGCCCGGCGTCGGACACGATCTGCCCCGCGCGCTCTGGCCGCGCATCGCGGGTGAGGTGCGGGCACTCGCCGACCGGGCGGTTTCCTAG
- a CDS encoding TetR/AcrR family transcriptional regulator, with protein sequence MPDRPRSIWLRPERAGRGPVPEHDRARISAAAVTLADADGLGAVSMRRIASVLGTGPASLYRYVDSRDELLELMADAVAGELDLSRPPSGDWRADLVALAHQLRDAYRRHPWLLDLVPGHVGIGPRAVDQLEYALAALAGVDVAGPVKLEAVAMLNGIVALAVRTELSVGDSTASWSAAQAEFLGAVVSAGGHPHLAAALADAPPVPEDAILDRILPRMLAGLLEA encoded by the coding sequence ATGCCGGACCGGCCACGCAGCATCTGGCTGCGCCCGGAGCGAGCCGGGCGCGGCCCCGTCCCCGAGCACGACCGCGCCCGGATCTCCGCCGCCGCGGTCACGCTCGCCGACGCGGACGGGCTCGGGGCCGTCTCGATGCGCAGGATCGCCTCGGTGCTCGGCACCGGACCCGCGTCGCTGTACCGCTACGTCGACTCCCGCGACGAGTTGCTGGAGCTGATGGCCGACGCCGTCGCGGGCGAGCTCGACCTGAGCCGTCCCCCGTCCGGGGACTGGCGGGCCGACCTCGTGGCGCTCGCCCACCAACTGCGGGACGCCTACCGCCGCCACCCCTGGCTGCTCGACCTCGTCCCCGGCCACGTCGGGATCGGCCCGCGAGCGGTCGACCAGCTGGAGTACGCCCTCGCCGCGCTGGCCGGGGTGGACGTCGCGGGCCCGGTCAAGCTGGAGGCCGTGGCGATGCTGAACGGCATCGTCGCACTGGCCGTGCGCACCGAGCTGAGCGTCGGCGACTCCACGGCGTCCTGGAGCGCTGCCCAGGCCGAGTTCCTCGGGGCGGTCGTCTCAGCGGGTGGCCACCCGCACCTGGCCGCGGCGCTCGCCGACGCGCCACCGGTGCCCGAGGACGCCATCCTCGATCGGATCCTGCCGCGCATGCTGGCCGGCCTCCTGGAGGCGTAG